The DNA sequence AGCCCTATTAAATGCAACCATGAACACTTATATGATCCTCAACAGTGATGACAATAGTTTTCATATTGCAGTGCATGATGGGAGTTTTTACTGTGGtgttacccagcatgcactgcagtatgatgcattttgtatatttttttttttttttttttttactattgtcAAGATTCATATGCTGCTTCttgatgtctgtctgtgtttaaaTACTACTGGAGTTCAAATAGTTATACGTTACATAAATGTGAACTTCATTCTCTATAACTATTAGACCAATCATTTCACAGCATGCTGTAGTTTGTCCAAAATCtgaacatacaaatataaaataaaaattaaaaaaatagcatgtaaACAGATCAGTGCCAGATgattatttctgctttttagCACATCCAGTGTTACAGACAGATCTAACACAGGGGTCAAGGGTCAAGATCCCAATTAAACCCCTGGACTAAAATATCTGCTTGTTTTACACTCTTTGGTCACCAGGTGGTATTGtgactactactactactactactactacttactaccactactacttaGGACCCGtaataaaaaatagcaataataatagaaaaatagaaattgaGTATTTTTCACCAGTGGtgtcttatttaaagcaatggaGGATCCTGCACATTGAAAAATGATGCTTAAAGGCCGTCAGCTCACTAAGCGTCAGTATGTGATGAGTTTggaataacataacattttcagGAACAACAGAAGCAAAGATAGCAGAGTGGTTTGGTGGTGAGCACTGTGGTCTCACAGCGAGAAGGTCCCTGGTTTAAGCCCTGCCTGGGGCACAATGCCTTTCTGTGGGTCTCTATTTTACTAACCCACTGTATGTTCAAAAAACTGAAGGAATGAAACTTTGAACAAATATCGGAGAAGACATTGTTCATGCAGATTTTAAGGAAGCAGTAATGATACTGAAGTCTGTCTGTCAGctgctgtccgtggtgctgaatcCACAATCCgtcatattattattgtttcttaGGCGTAAAGTATCCAAACAAACCTAAGGCCAAAAAACATctaatttcatccaaaataaaggttgttgTGTACATGATATAtgtctgtgtactgtgtatatttattatatatgtaacaaaaacacatgtgcatgaAAATCTAAGAAAAACATACTTATTAATTTTGGAGGTGCTTATTCGCCTCATATGAACTTCACCTTTAATATAGAGAACATAAACCTGTTTGAGCTCTCGGTGTCAGAGACTGAATCgtccagcaggtggcgctcTTTCAGTGTGATTAATGTGATATTCAGTCAGTGGTGATGGTGGGAGGAGCCAGTAAAGCTGCTCATTACTGATAAAGAGCTGAATAAAGAGGAAGTAACTAAAGCAGACAGATTCACACAGAGATCATTCAGCATAAAGAAGACCATGAAGAtcctcctcatcttcttcaCTTTCTACCTGATCTCAGGTCAGAGCTTTTCTCTTTCTGATGCTGTTTTCTGTTCATCAGCTTTCTGATCACAGTCTCAATCTGATTGACAGCTGAAGTGAAATACATTGATGTGACTGGATATTCTGGAGGAAGTCTTCTGCTGGATTCTGGGAAACCGTGGATCAGTTATTCTGCTAAATATATGGTTAAACAAGACCCACGGAGAATTATAATACATTCCaagaaacattataaatggATTAATGAAGGAAGATTcacactgtttaaaaataatgaggGACTACTTATGATCTACATCAGAGATTTGAGCAAAGATGATGCTGGAAGATACTTGATTAATGATTACGGGAAATGGTCCATTTCTATGGTTTTGGATGTAAAAGAAGGTgagtcatttaaatattaaagtttttgtgtaGTAAAACTGCTGATCATTATCTGAAAGATTTTATCAAAgtgaaatgtttcttattttgtAAACGACAGACTTATGTTGTAAAGCGTCAAAGAGAGTGATGGTGAATGTTGGAGAAACTGCCTCCTTCAGCTGTGAATATTCACAGAATCATATTAATGATGATAAGATCATattcaaagaagaaaaagccTCCATTGAGATGATATACAACAGatggaagaagaaagaaagattcaGTATTTCtgataagaaaaataaaaacgtctTCAGTGTGAAGATCACTGCTGTGACTCCAGATGATGGAGGAGTTTATTTATGTGGAGTTTGGATCAACAGACGCTCGTACAGTTACTCTGTTATTAATACGGTTCATCTGCATATTAGCAGTAAGTGAAACAAATTTAAGTCTGAATTTAAAGTTtctaaatgttgttaaattgttTCCTGAAGAATAGAGTAGATGTGTTATTTGTGATTGACAGCTAAAGTGGGCATGTCTAGAGAGACCGGCTACCCAGGAAGTGGTCTGATGATGAAGTGTGAACATCCTCAATACAAAACCAGACCAAAATACATCTGTAAAGAATCAGACAGATGTTCAGAGAAGAATAATCCTGGAGTTCAGGATGAATGGATGAAGAATGGAGATGTTTCTTTATACGACGACACCAGAGCAGGAGTCTTGATGGTGTTTTTTAGAGAACTGAAAGCTGCAGATGAAGGAACATACAGGTGTGGAGTGAAAGTATCTGACTATACTGAGATCTTCACTGAGCTTCAGCTGAGACTCAGACACGGTGAGGAACAGAGAGTACTATCTTATCTAAGTCATTTTTCTCTACTCGTCATGTAAACTTCTCTTGGGCTTTAGATGAAAAATATCCAGTGGCTGTGACTAAAACAGCTTATCCTGGAGAAGTCATCTTCAGCTTTCGGATCCCAGAGCAACAGACACTTTATTTGTGTAAAGAGGATGATGATCAGATCTGTCAGAACATCAGCTCATCTAAAGTCACACACATGAGCGGTTCATCTGAGAGAAATGAAGAGAGAGTTTTTACAGTGAGCATCAGTAATGTGAGCGTGAGAGATGCTGGAGTCTACTGGTGTGGAGCAGAAACCAGAGACACTTATTTGACTTTCATCTCCCTGACCACCAAAATTCAGCTCAACCTCATCAGTGAGTCGCTTCAGAAGATTTGACTGTAAATACGGTCT is a window from the Puntigrus tetrazona isolate hp1 chromosome 1, ASM1883169v1, whole genome shotgun sequence genome containing:
- the LOC122347265 gene encoding polymeric immunoglobulin receptor-like isoform X2, coding for MKILLIFFTFYLISAEVKYIDVTGYSGGSLLLDSGKPWISYSAKYMVKQDPRRIIIHSKKHYKWINEGRFTLFKNNEGLLMIYIRDLSKDDAGRYLINDYGKWSISMVLDVKEDLCCKASKRVMVNVGETASFSCEYSQNHINDDKIIFKEEKASIEMIYNRWKKKERFSISDKKNKNVFSVKITAVTPDDGGVYLCGVWINRRSYSYSVINTVHLHISTKVGMSRETGYPGSGLMMKCEHPQYKTRPKYICKESDRCSEKNNPGVQDEWMKNGDVSLYDDTRAGVLMVFFRELKAADEGTYRCGVKVSDYTEIFTELQLRLRHDEKYPVAVTKTAYPGEVIFSFRIPEQQTLYLCKEDDDQICQNISSSKVTHMSGSSERNEERVFTVSISNVSVRDAGVYWCGAETRDTYLTFISLTTKIQLNLIMPPVVRREGESAEIICPYDSIYKSKPKSLCKGKCSTRDRNENETKTDRLTLKDDVSTSVFTGTITGLTAEDAGKYWCAVTSETELNYLYTHLMVIVNEELNLTKYEGDDVSIQCKHHDEEQKIFCKAHQASVCVKDGVSLETVRDDRFSFSDEASAGVFTVNITDLREEDSGIYWCGAHVITKVNLTVRTDFSLIIIISVFVILLLISGFSLTVWRLRHERRGDSWETRKRKKDTMTADVTLSQIQDQLK
- the LOC122347265 gene encoding polymeric immunoglobulin receptor-like isoform X1 is translated as MKILLIFFTFYLISAEVKYIDVTGYSGGSLLLDSGKPWISYSAKYMVKQDPRRIIIHSKKHYKWINEGRFTLFKNNEGLLMIYIRDLSKDDAGRYLINDYGKWSISMVLDVKEDLCCKASKRVMVNVGETASFSCEYSQNHINDDKIIFKEEKASIEMIYNRWKKKERFSISDKKNKNVFSVKITAVTPDDGGVYLCGVWINRRSYSYSVINTVHLHISTKVGMSRETGYPGSGLMMKCEHPQYKTRPKYICKESDRCSEKNNPGVQDEWMKNGDVSLYDDTRAGVLMVFFRELKAADEGTYRCGVKVSDYTEIFTELQLRLRHDEKYPVAVTKTAYPGEVIFSFRIPEQQTLYLCKEDDDQICQNISSSKVTHMSGSSERNEERVFTVSISNVSVRDAGVYWCGAETRDTYLTFISLTTKIQLNLIMPPVVRREGESAEIICPYDSIYKSKPKSLCKGKCSTRDRNENETKTDRLTLKDDVSTSVFTGTITGLTAEDAGKYWCAVTSETELNYLYTHLMVIVNEELNLTKYEGDDVSIQCKHHDEEQKIFCKAHQASVCVKDGVSLETVRDDRFSFSDEASAGVFTVNITDLREEDSGIYWCGAHVITKVNLTVRTDFSLIIIISVFVILLLISGFSLTVWRLRHERRGDSWETRKRKKDTMSSCADSRRDSLSDPGSAQMNVHDDLPTIPSDGLLYAAVSFQKRPESPSDITVRFSKNEIHCDYAAVSYRLRTNSN
- the LOC122347265 gene encoding polymeric immunoglobulin receptor-like isoform X3, whose amino-acid sequence is MKILLIFFTFYLISAEVKYIDVTGYSGGSLLLDSGKPWISYSAKYMVKQDPRRIIIHSKKHYKWINEGRFTLFKNNEGLLMIYIRDLSKDDAGRYLINDYGKWSISMVLDVKEDLCCKASKRVMVNVGETASFSCEYSQNHINDDKIIFKEEKASIEMIYNRWKKKERFSISDKKNKNVFSVKITAVTPDDGGVYLCGVWINRRSYSYSVINTVHLHISTKVGMSRETGYPGSGLMMKCEHPQYKTRPKYICKESDRCSEKNNPGVQDEWMKNGDVSLYDDTRAGVLMVFFRELKAADEGTYRCGVKVSDYTEIFTELQLRLRHDEKYPVAVTKTAYPGEVIFSFRIPEQQTLYLCKEDDDQICQNISSSKVTHMSGSSERNEERVFTVSISNVSVRDAGVYWCGAETRDTYLTFISLTTKIQLNLIMPPVVRREGESAEIICPYDSIYKSKPKSLCKGKCSTRDRNENETKTDRLTLKDDVSTSVFTGTITGLTAEDAGKYWCAVTSETELNYLYTHLMVIVNEELNLTKYEGDDVSIQCKHHDEEQKIFCKADQASVCVKDGVSLETVRDDRFSFSDEASAGVFTVNITDLREEDSGIYWCGAHAITKLNLTVRTDYTLINMICVSSTLMLIGGFTLIMCKLT